A single genomic interval of Suncus etruscus isolate mSunEtr1 chromosome 10, mSunEtr1.pri.cur, whole genome shotgun sequence harbors:
- the LRRC57 gene encoding leucine-rich repeat-containing protein 57: protein MGNSALRAHVETAQKTGVFQLKERGLTEFPLELQRLTSNLRTIDLSNNKIESLPPTIIGKFTLLKSLSLNSNKLSALPEELCNLKKLEMLSLNNNHLRELPSTFGQLSALKTLSLSGNQLRALPPQLCSLRHLDVVDLSKNQIRSIPDIIGDLQVMELNLNQNQISQISIQISRCPRLKVLRLEENCLELSMLPQSILSDSQICLLAVEGNLFEIKALRELEGYDKYMERFTATKKKFA from the exons ATGGGAAACAGTGCCCTTCGCGCTCATGTGGAAACAGCGCAGAAAACTGGCGTCTTTCAACTCAAGGAGCGTGGGCTGACCGAG TTCCCCTTAGAGTTGCAGAGGCTGACGAGCAATCTCAGGACCATCGACTTATCCAACAACAAGATCGAGAGCCTGCCGCCTACAATCATAGGGAAATTCACTCTGCTGAAGAGCCTCTCCTTAAACAGCAACAAACTGA GTGCGCTTCCTGAGGAGTTATGCAATCTGAAAAAGCTAGAGATGTTAAGCTTAAATAACAATCACTTGAGAGAGCTGCCATCTACCTTTGGTCAACTTTCTGCTCTCAAGACCCTAAGCCTGTCTGGGAACCAGCTGCGAGCCCTACCACCCCAACTTTGTAGTCTTCGGCACCTGGATGTGGTGGATCTCTCCAAGAACCAGATTCGCAGCATACCTGACATCATTGGAGATCTTCAGGTCATGGAGCTCAACCTCAACCAGAATCAG ATATCTCAGATCTCAATACAGATATCTCGCTGCCCTCGCCTTAAAGTTCTTCGCCTGGAAGAGAACTGTCTTGAGCTCAGCATGCTTCCACAAAGCATTCTCAGTGATTCCCAGATCTGTCTGCTTGCTGTGGAAGGCAACCTTTTTGAGATAAAGGCACTTCGAGAATTGGAAGGTTATGATAAG tacatGGAGAGGTTCACAGCCACCAAGAAGAAGTTTGCATGA